Proteins from a single region of Amyelois transitella isolate CPQ chromosome 31, ilAmyTran1.1, whole genome shotgun sequence:
- the LOC106142949 gene encoding putative Dol-P-Glc:Glc(2)Man(9)GlcNAc(2)-PP-Dol alpha-1,2-glucosyltransferase translates to MKPILKYYAILFVVLTIYLNISKYIFDKVYDTIQIVIDELFHIPQGIAYCERNFTYWDPKITTLPGLYLISSAFIGQHFPCNTYNLRLVNLAASCINLMLFSSILKYVYGNTNYAKTVLQALNLTILPPLYFFSHVYYTDTLSLTFLLAFSRLCLVNRYKILILLFGLMSVMMRQTNIVWIAMVFGHKILDIFIKSSRVFGNHFLSRTKLNSQSLIAKDIDKSMLKRYYSLSDLFVAVMYHITTCSVTFFKYLTLHDMLVLLTHSITLTSFAVFVYKNGSIVLGDKSAHEATLHIPQMLYFLIFYGIFGLPYVLAKFFSTIKLILSNKVKVIIFALLFAAVVHYNTIVHPYLLADNRHFTFYVWNRWFGKYDYAKYATIPAYIFLLFSLYDNLRQQNCVSFLLPYTVSLFLGLCLQQMIEIRYFLIPYIILRLRFNRPSGTVVIFEFLWYLSINAAMYYVFFSKEVMWKDFDYPQRIIW, encoded by the coding sequence ATGAAGCCAATACTCAAATACTATGCAATACTTTTCGTGGTATTGACGATTTACCTGAACATCTCTAAATACATCTTTGATAAAGTCTATGACACAATTCAAATAGTCATTGATGAATTATTCCATATCCCGCAAGGCATAGCGTACTGTGAACGGAATTTCACATATTGGGACCCAAAGATCACAACATTGCCTGGTCTGTATCTGATTTCATCCGCATTCATCGGACAGCACTTCCCCTGTAATACGTACAACCTACGCCTTGTCAACTTAGCCGCATCATGCATCAATTTGATGTTGTTCTCGTCAATACTTAAGTATGTTTACGGCAACACTAATTATGCTAAAACGGTATTGCAAGCGTTAAACTTGACAATTCTGCCgcctttgtattttttttcacatgtgTATTATACTGATACGTTGTCCTTAACATTTCTACTTGCATTCTCAAGGTTATGTCTTGTAAACCgttacaaaattttgattcTCTTATTCGGTTTGATGAGTGTTATGATGAGACAAACTAATATAGTTTGGATTGCCATGGTATTCGGTCACAAAATTTTAGATATCTTCATTAAGAGCTCCCGTGTTTTCGGTAACCATTTCTTAAGCAGAACTAAATTAAATAGCCAATCATTAATTGCCAAAGATATTGATAAGTCTATGCTAAAACGTTACTATAGTCTGTCTGATCTCTTCGTAGCGGTCATGTATCACATCACTACGTGTTCCGTCACattttttaagtacttaaCCTTACATGATATGTTAGTACTATTAACTCATAGTATTACATTGACATCTTTCGCAGTATTCGTTTATAAGAATGGATCTATAGTTTTAGGAGATAAAAGTGCCCACGAAGCAACATTACATATACCGCAAAtgttatactttttaatattctacGGTATATTCGGTTTGCCTTATGTGTTAgctaaatttttttcaaccaTAAAGCTGATTTTGTCCAACAAAGTTAAGGTTataatttttgctttattaTTTGCCGCTGTAGTTCATTACAATACAATTGTACATCCGTATTTGCTTGCGGATAACAGACATTTCACGTTTTATGTATGGAATCGTTGGTTCGGGAAATATGATTATGCGAAATATGCAACGATTCCCGCATACATTTTCCTTCTATTCAGTTTATATGATAATTTAAGACAACAAAATTGTGTATCCTTCTTGTTGCCTTATACGGTTAGTTTGTTTTTAGGATTGTGCTTGCAACAAATGATagaaataagatattttttgattCCGTACATCATTTTAAGGTTAAGATTCAATCGACCGAGTGGTACGGTGGTTATTTTCGAGTTTCTATGGTATTTGAGTATAAACGCAGCGATGTACTATGTGTTCTTTAGTAAGGAAGTGATGTGGAAGGATTTTGATTATCCACAAAGAATTATTTGGTAA
- the LOC106142945 gene encoding uncharacterized protein LOC106142945 → MAANDFVAKLKANGTENDLCDLDKVISEYKTILTKLSPKDRSSFSLNILCILCRNIDKVPSWRDSINPKLLLILSIDCVREIGSGERPDQVKTLACVYHIHRFIIRLKSSIPPELVLKISFMPFECDVKNMLTEYVKTYWSIVVDRITYIERLKAGKVAIIKLLPKLIDDTLKVIQIYNTVQFCTNALTYLIKKLHFLYNDRHSIELNETFRRIFDSLTAKSDLKDFKKLSVKEITDLYIKFNDCYYVIVENNSRDNFKDSILTNVVRTYISFLGHCPDVFHCFQTFYSNGFCNIFNCMTNSNYNETIFNSLLMSFETTEKLGYSKLMYVTYPFINQLLRLYIDYSVANVKDWKQIFTDISQECYLKLILAIMSKAKHSEQLLKCDNCTVKSGLHDALRLSFLSIHFVKQNNEIQNILPIFYTIIEEQHSILKELMIKGCTNYEKCYRKLQTDIHNTAIVLNKSEHNEYSIKLFNIYLSHEISSFKDESDLKNISRALYNKSICQLDTKMYENALKDAYLSMVFAWPELMKMNSEKYMSLVMDIKAKALKASDEGCQDKLQLVSVLDVCKMCMKDKLYGNLKPFFVPLKFSALLKHEFSMYAKLWPSIVPIAGVWKSLYELACNNYTWLAAEDEAAILSTLCDVILETSAAVRTLYSDYYMTIIDDLIGKFDEKSADSAELQIVQAGILFLKSELDLQKASEKYGWKITEPIKDPDDVTITRTAAQEYEAARRAIQAVGILTDLLPDLTAVPVTKRLRLCLEIAEIFVQQLLHLDRRVHGLQLSYICCVLAERLGEKSSYIRNAGVLLSNSYRRTDKLTSIMLRATHICAELMTDEITLDTALVYVCDAAIYNVNIGATGTAARLLQIAQAQIISAFEKYPNINLDLSIGRLLQGQCSLCKDSGPSSLSAVSVVQRHYLSISNVGTSRHRRRLASLTVKRRRSSSALRCVRVSRALLLRRRVRTWSAVAAPCASALAAAALCVLRDDVNIDGRLKYILGITTTNETFSQQPAVPLSKPEVFTPKQDLETMLENATFKKSQLSPSIPCITVPGYRTPECLKHVKCDCYACEIPLCYILSACTVGLEAARYFRGKEVDIAKNYFKGAFECFDLAERKLVDFKVDMYEEFIVDGVRRKLMTELKEYQVEMLIEASFFELSINNYERADEIIVKIHEISQEYDLNGYLSNEVMNLIVASAELRNVVKKRDDTNLINEFESLKLTPSKDVEVPKTPEVKPKAPPKMPKVTVKDEEIPKKRKVIKLNLDEVVESKPIKKKTEFKIPIPVTSKHVLENITPRITRTKPNILVSQHTDDVKTPVTDFHTPIASTPDEFFTPMTSLKTYSKKSLRHNIVKNLESEFATPKADNSVSKLDVPKSKAKDNKKTLKRATSPGKLVREVPTRSGRKPAVKPIKFGSKDEK, encoded by the exons atggCTGCAAATGACTTCGTTGCAAAACTCAAAGCGAATGGAACTGAGAATGATCTATGTGACCTGGATAAAGTGATCAGCGAATACAAAACGATATTGACTAAATTATCACCAAAAGACAGGagttctttttctttaaatattttgtgtatatTGTGCAG GAACATAGACAAAGTGCCATCATGGAGGGACAGCATAAACCCAAAACTACTCCTGATCCTGAGTATAGACTGCGTGAGAGAAATTGGAAGCGGGGAGAGACCGGACCAAGTGAAGACTTTGGCTTGTGTGTATCATATACACAGGTTTATTATTAGACTG aAATCATCCATACCGCCCGAGTTGGTGTTGAAAATTTCCTTTATGCCGTTTGAATGTGATGTTAAGAATATGCTTACGGAGTATGTTAAGACATACTGGAGCATTGTAGTTGACCGGATCACTTATATAGAAAGGTTGAAAGCGG gcAAAGTTGCGATCATAAAGTTACTACCGAAGCTCATTGATGACACTTTAAAAgtcatacaaatatacaacaCGGTGCAATTTTGCACGAACGCATTGACATATCTCATAAAGAAATTGCATTTTCTTTACAACGATAGACATTCCATTGAATTGAACGAAACTTTCAGGCGAATTTTCGATTCGCTGACGGCCAAAAGTGATTTGAAAGACTTCAAAAAGTTATCCGTCAAAGAAATAACAGAtctgtatataaaattcaacGATTGTTATTATGTCATAGTTGAGAATAATTCAAGAGACAATTTCAAAGATTCCATATTGACAAATGTTGTTCGcacgtacattagtttcttGGGCCACTGTCCAGATGTATTTCATTGCTTCCAAACGTTTTACTCCAATGGTTTTTGCAATATATTCAACTGTATGACGAATTCTAACTATAATGAAACCATATTTAACAGTCTACTCATGTCGTTTGAGACTACAGAAAAATTGGGGTATTCTaaacttatgtatgtaacatatcCGTTTATAAATCAATTGTTAAGATTGTACATAGATTATTCGGTAGCCAACGTTAAGGATTGGAAGCAGATTTTCACTGATATATCTCAAGAATGTTATTTGAAACTTATATTGGCTATAATGAGCAAGGCTAAACATAGCGAACAGTTATTAAAATGTGATAATTGTACAGTAAAAAGCGGTTTACACGACGCTTTGCGTCTGTCGTTTTTAAGTATTCATTTCGTGAAACAGAATAATGAAATACAGAATATATTACCgatattttatactataatCGAAGAACAACATAGTATATTAAAAGAATTGATGATAAAAGGATGCACTAACTATGAAAAATGCTATCGTAAATTGCAAACCGACATTCACAATACAGCTATTGTTCTGAACAAGTCTGAACATAACGAGTATTCGATCAAATTATTCAACATATACTTGTCCCATGAGATTTCCAGTTTCAAAGATGaatccgatttgaaaaatataagtagaGCATTGTATAACAAAAGTATTTGTCAATTGGACACAAAAATGTATGAGAATGCATTGAAAGATGCGTATTTGAGTATGGTTTTTGCTTGGCCGGAACTGATGAAAATGAATTCTGAGAAATACATGAGTCTAGTGATGGATATAAAAGCCAAAGCGTTGAAGGCTTCGGACGAGGGGTGCCAGGACAAGTTGCAACTTGTCTCTGTATTGGATGTATGCAAAATGTGTATGAAAGATAAGTTGTATGGGAATTTGAAGCCGTTTTTTGTGCCATTAAAATTCag CGCACTTCTGAAACACGAGTTCTCAATGTATGCTAAATTGTGGCCCTCAATAGTACCCATAGCTGGCGTTTGGAAATCATTATATGAATTGGCTTGTAACAATTATACTTGGCTAGCTG CCGAAGACGAGGCCGCCATTTTGTCGACACTCTGCGACGTGATTCTAGAAACGTCCGCCGCGGTCCGAACGCTGTACAGCGATTattatatgacaattattgatGATCTCATTGGgaaatttgatgaaaaatcG GCTGACAGCGCGGAACTTCAAATAGTTCAAGCTGGTATATTATTCCTGAAATCTGAACTTGATCTACAAAAGGCCAGTGAGAAATATGGATGGAAGATTACTGAACCA atAAAAGATCCGGACGATGTCACGATCACCCGTACGGCTGCGCAGGAGTACGAGGCCGCCCGCCGCGCGATACAAGCGGTCGGCATATTGACTGACTTACTGCCGGATTTGACTGctg TTCCAGTCACAAAAAGGCTACGATTATGTCTAGAAATAGCGGAGATATTCGTTCAACAGTTGCTACATTTAGACAGGCGCGTCCACGGGCTGCAACTATCATATATATGTTGCGTTCTGGCAGAACGTTTGGGTGAAaa ATCATCGTACATAAGAAACGCTGGAGTTTTGCTCTCCAACTCGTATAGACGGACGGACAAACTCACCAGCATCATGTTGAGGGCCACACATATATGTGCTGAGCTGATGACTGATGAGATTACATTGGACACGGCGCTGGTGTACGTGTGTGACGCCGCT ATTTACAACGTCAACATTGGCGCTACAGGGACGGCCGCAAGGCTCCTTCAAATTGCGCAAGCGCAAATAATTAGCGCTTTTGAAAAATATCCGAATATCAATT tggATCTTTCGATCGGCCGATTGTTACAAGGTCAATGTTCTCTGTGCAAAGACTCCGGCCCCAGCTCTCTGAGCGCCGTAAGCGTCGTCCAAAGGCATTATTTGTCTATATCCAATGTTG GTACGAGccgccaccgccgccgccTCGCCTCTCTCACTGTAAAGCGGCGGCGCTCCTCTAGCGCGCTGCGCTGCGTGCGCGTGTCCCGCGCGTTGTTGCTGCGGCGGCGCGTGCGCACGTGGAGCGCGGTCGCCGCGCCGTGCGCCAGCGCcctcgccgccgccgcgctgtGCGTGCTCAGGGACGAt GTAAACATCGACGGTCGGTTAAAATACATCTTGGGTATCACCACAACGAACGAAACTTTTTCACAGCAACCAGCCGTTCCTCTGTCCAAACCCGAGGTGTTTACTCCGAAACAAGACCTAGAGACGATGCTGGAGAACGCCACATTCAAGAAATCACAACTGAGCCCTTCAATACCTTGTATTACTGTCCCGGGTTACAGAACTCCCGAATGTCTGAAACATGTTAAATGTGATTGTTACGCGTGCGAAATACCgttgtgttatattttatcagcATGTACTGTAGGTTTGGAAGCGGCTAGGTATTTCAGAGGTAAAGAAGTCGATATAGCTAAGAATTATTTCAAAGGTGCGTTTGAGTGTTTTGATCTAGCTGAGCGGAAATTGGTTGATTTCAAAGTGGATATGTATGAGGAGTTTATAGTGGATGGCGTTAGAAGGAAACTGATGACTGAATTGAAGGAATACCAAGTTGAAATGTTGATTGAAGCGTCATTTTTCGAATTGTCCATCAATAATTACGAGAGAGCTGACGAAATTATCGTCAAGATACACGAAATTTCACAAGAATATGATCTGAACGGTTATTTGAGCAATGAAGTGATGAATTTGATAGTCGCGTCGGCTGAATTGAGGAATGTTGTTAAGAAACGCGACGATACTAATTTGATTAATGAATTCGAATCTCTGAAATTGACTCCTAGTAAAGATGTTGAAGTTCCTAAAACGCCCGAAGTCAAGCCGAAAGCGCCACCGAAAATGCCCAAAGTGACAGTGAAAGATGAAGAGATTCCTAAGAAGCGTAAAGTCATCAAACTGAATCTAGACGAAGTGGTTGAATCTAAACCTATCAAAAAGAAGACTGAATTCAAAATACCTATACCTGTTACCTCTAAACATGtattagaaaatataacaCCGAGAATAACACGTACGAAACCTAATATTTTGGTGTCTCAACACACGGATGATGTTAAAACTCCTGTAACTGATTTCCACACGCCCATAGCTTCGACGCCTGACGAATTCTTCACGCCTATGACTAGTCTAAAGACTTATTCTAAGAAATCTTTGAGACATAACATTGTTAAGAATTTGGAGAGTGAATTTGCGACTCCTAAAGCGGATAATAGTGTTAGTAAATTAGATGTGCCTAAAAGTAAAgccaaagataataaaaagacGTTGAAACGAGCGACAAGTCCTGGTAAGTTAGTGAGGGAAGTTCCGACGAGGTCCGGTCGGAAACCGGCCGTGAAACCTATAAAATTTGGCTCAAAAGATGAAAAATGA